The Chitinophagaceae bacterium genome window below encodes:
- a CDS encoding LacI family DNA-binding transcriptional regulator, protein MKELAKLVNLSISTVSKALRDSHEISEHTKNTVLEAAEKFGYSPNPYASSLRKKKSKTIAVILPEVADNFFSLAINGIQSVAESKNYHVLIYLSHEKLEIEKNIVSHCCSGRVDGVLISISDETTNADHILKLTNEKIPFVFFDREFEFADTAKVITNDFECGRLSAKHLIEKGCKHPVFLSVSSSLPICTKRAEGFKSIIAEAGIDISKEDPVIYCSGSPEQTFRQIKELLSKKNHADGIVASVERLAMQIYLASLESGVRIPEDLKVIAFSTLETAPILNPSLTTITQPAFEIGKTAAELLFKMIEKNNHTLMNNTTVVLSSALIERNSTSLVK, encoded by the coding sequence ATCAAAGAACTGGCTAAGCTGGTTAACCTGTCTATTTCAACTGTATCAAAAGCGCTGCGGGATAGTCATGAAATAAGTGAGCACACAAAAAATACTGTTTTAGAAGCTGCAGAAAAATTTGGCTATTCTCCTAACCCCTATGCAAGCAGCTTACGTAAAAAGAAAAGTAAAACTATCGCCGTTATTCTTCCTGAAGTAGCCGACAATTTTTTTTCGCTGGCAATTAATGGTATTCAATCAGTAGCAGAATCAAAAAACTACCATGTACTGATTTATCTTTCACATGAAAAACTTGAAATTGAAAAAAACATTGTTTCACATTGCTGCAGTGGCAGGGTTGATGGTGTTTTAATTTCCATATCAGATGAAACAACCAATGCAGATCACATCCTTAAGTTAACAAATGAAAAAATTCCCTTTGTTTTCTTCGACAGGGAATTTGAGTTTGCTGATACAGCTAAAGTCATCACAAATGATTTCGAATGTGGCCGGCTTTCTGCAAAACATTTAATCGAAAAGGGCTGCAAACATCCTGTATTTTTATCCGTCTCTTCTTCCCTGCCGATTTGTACAAAAAGGGCCGAGGGATTTAAATCAATAATTGCAGAAGCCGGAATAGATATAAGCAAAGAAGATCCGGTTATTTATTGTTCAGGAAGCCCTGAACAAACTTTCAGACAGATTAAAGAACTGCTGTCTAAAAAAAATCATGCAGATGGAATAGTTGCTTCAGTAGAAAGATTAGCCATGCAGATTTATCTGGCAAGCCTTGAATCGGGTGTACGTATTCCTGAAGATTTAAAAGTAATCGCTTTCTCCACACTTGAAACAGCGCCGATCCTCAACCCATCGCTTACCACTATTACACAACCGGCCTTTGAAATTGGTAAAACAGCTGCTGAACTTCTGTTTAAAATGATTGAGAAAAACAATCATACACTCATGAACAATACAACAGTTGTCTTGTCGTCTGCATTGATTGAAAGAAATTCAACCTCTCTGGTTAAATAA
- the uxuA gene encoding mannonate dehydratase, whose product MMLMHQTMRWYGPNDPVSLSDIRQAGCSGVVTALHQIPVGDIWTADEILIRKQMIEDAGMTWTVIESLPVSDDIKRQSGNYMYHIENYKASLRNVAACGLKVVTYNFMPVLDWLRTDIAYPMVDGSTALYFNRVDYVIFDLFLLQRPGAADDYSAEETGRAKERFTAMTKEQRAKLFNNMMLGLPGSDDAFTPEQVLTELTKYQGIDVAKLKEHLFYFLNQVIPVVEECGLKMAIHPDDPPYSVLGLPRIMSTEQDAADLIEAVPSPANGFCFCTGSFGARADNNIPKMLKRFGDHIHFLHLRNTKRDAEGNFYEADHLAGDTEMYEVIKEVVLLQRRRNISIPMRPDHGHQMLDDLNKKTYPGYSAIGRLRGLAELRGVEYALHKSLA is encoded by the coding sequence ATTATGTTGATGCATCAAACTATGAGATGGTACGGGCCAAATGACCCTGTAAGTTTATCTGATATACGCCAGGCAGGATGTTCCGGTGTTGTTACTGCCCTGCACCAAATACCTGTTGGGGATATATGGACAGCTGATGAAATTCTCATCCGTAAACAAATGATTGAAGATGCAGGAATGACATGGACAGTGATTGAAAGTCTTCCGGTGAGTGATGATATTAAACGGCAGTCGGGCAATTACATGTATCATATTGAAAATTACAAAGCAAGTCTGCGTAACGTAGCTGCCTGTGGTTTAAAAGTAGTGACCTATAACTTTATGCCGGTGTTAGACTGGCTTCGTACTGATATTGCATACCCCATGGTTGATGGCAGTACGGCTTTATATTTCAACAGGGTTGATTATGTAATTTTTGATTTATTCCTGTTGCAACGGCCCGGCGCTGCTGATGATTATTCAGCCGAAGAAACAGGAAGGGCAAAAGAACGTTTTACTGCAATGACGAAAGAGCAACGGGCAAAGCTCTTCAACAACATGATGTTGGGATTGCCCGGAAGCGATGATGCATTTACACCTGAACAGGTATTAACTGAGTTAACGAAGTATCAGGGCATAGATGTTGCAAAACTAAAGGAGCATCTGTTTTATTTTTTGAATCAGGTTATTCCTGTTGTGGAAGAATGTGGATTGAAGATGGCGATTCATCCTGATGATCCTCCGTATTCAGTGCTGGGCTTACCAAGAATCATGAGTACAGAACAGGATGCTGCTGATTTAATTGAAGCAGTTCCATCGCCGGCAAATGGTTTTTGTTTTTGCACCGGTTCATTTGGTGCCAGGGCCGATAATAATATTCCGAAAATGCTCAAACGTTTTGGTGATCATATTCACTTTCTTCATTTGCGTAATACCAAGCGTGATGCAGAAGGAAATTTTTATGAAGCTGATCACTTAGCTGGTGACACAGAAATGTATGAAGTAATTAAAGAAGTGGTACTGCTGCAACGCAGAAGAAATATTTCTATTCCCATGCGGCCTGATCATGGCCACCAGATGCTCGATGATCTCAATAAAAAAACATATCCCGGTTATTCAGCCATTGGAAGATTGCGTGGCCTCGCTGAATTGCGTGGCGTTGAATATGCGTTACATAAAAGTTTGGCTTAA
- the xylA gene encoding xylose isomerase, translating to MNVITGQTEFFKGIPQIKFEGTGSDNPLAFRWYDENRVVAGKSMKEWLRFACAYWHSFVGSGADPFGEPTHIFPWDKKSDAVEKAKDKADAAFEFMTKLGLPFYCFHDVDAVEYGNDINENDRRLQAITAYFAEKQKASGIKLLWATANLFSNRRYMNGASTNPDFHVLTHGAAQVKAALDATIALGGENYVFWGGREGYMSLLNTNMKREKEHLAGFLHAAKDYARKNGFKGTFFIEPKPCEPSKHQYDYDSETVIGFLRQYDLLNDFKINIEVNHATLAGHTFQHELQVAADAGMLGSMDANRGDYQNGWDTDQFPNNINELAEAMLVIIEAGGFAGGGINFDAKIRRNSTDPADLFYAHIGGMDAFARSLIVADDILQKSDYKKIRTERYASFDSGKGKEFENGKLSLEDLRAYAVENGEPAVISGKQEYLENIVNRYI from the coding sequence ATGAATGTAATTACAGGACAAACAGAATTTTTTAAAGGCATTCCGCAAATTAAATTTGAAGGAACAGGATCAGATAATCCTTTAGCCTTTCGCTGGTATGATGAAAACAGGGTAGTAGCAGGAAAAAGCATGAAAGAGTGGCTCCGTTTTGCATGCGCCTACTGGCACAGCTTTGTTGGAAGTGGTGCTGATCCTTTCGGCGAACCGACCCATATTTTTCCATGGGACAAAAAATCAGATGCAGTTGAAAAAGCAAAAGATAAAGCTGATGCTGCCTTTGAATTTATGACCAAGCTCGGATTACCTTTTTATTGTTTTCATGATGTGGATGCAGTTGAATATGGAAATGATATCAATGAAAACGACCGCAGGCTGCAAGCTATCACAGCATATTTTGCAGAAAAGCAGAAAGCAAGTGGCATTAAGTTGCTGTGGGCTACTGCCAATTTATTTTCAAACCGTCGTTATATGAACGGTGCTTCCACCAATCCTGATTTTCATGTACTCACTCATGGTGCGGCACAGGTGAAAGCTGCATTAGATGCAACTATTGCTTTGGGTGGAGAGAACTACGTGTTCTGGGGCGGAAGAGAAGGATATATGAGTCTGCTCAACACCAATATGAAAAGAGAGAAAGAACATTTAGCCGGGTTCTTACATGCTGCAAAAGATTATGCAAGAAAAAATGGTTTTAAAGGAACTTTCTTTATCGAACCAAAACCATGTGAGCCAAGTAAACATCAGTATGATTATGACAGTGAAACAGTAATTGGTTTCTTACGTCAGTATGATTTACTGAATGATTTTAAAATTAATATTGAAGTAAACCATGCAACACTTGCAGGTCATACATTCCAGCATGAATTACAGGTAGCAGCTGATGCTGGCATGCTCGGTTCAATGGATGCCAACCGTGGCGATTATCAAAACGGATGGGATACAGATCAGTTCCCCAATAACATTAATGAACTGGCTGAAGCAATGCTGGTGATTATTGAAGCAGGTGGTTTTGCAGGAGGTGGTATTAACTTTGATGCAAAGATCCGCCGTAACAGTACCGATCCTGCAGATCTGTTCTATGCACATATTGGTGGTATGGATGCATTTGCACGTTCATTGATTGTTGCAGATGATATTCTGCAGAAATCAGATTACAAAAAGATCAGAACAGAGCGTTATGCTTCTTTTGACAGTGGCAAAGGAAAGGAATTTGAAAACGGCAAATTATCTCTTGAAGATCTGAGAGCGTATGCTGTTGAAAATGGAGAGCCTGCTGTTATAAGCGGTAAACAGGAATACCTGGAAAATATTGTCAACCGCTATATCTGA
- a CDS encoding carbohydrate kinase: protein MLLLGIDIGTSSVKVSVVDAHSQKCIVSTSYPETESEIISKQAGWAEQSPSMWWEHTQQAILKANATKKYHSAEIEAIGISYQMHGLVTVDKKGNILRDSIIWCDSRAVEIGNKAFDEIGPSTCLQHLLNSPGNFTASKLAWVKENEPELYEKIDKIMLPGDYIALQFTGTLTTSISSLSEGVFWDFVKNELSQDVFDYFGFSKSIIPEIKDVFSEHGKLSASIASTLSLTAGIPVTYKAGDQPNNALSLNVLEAGEVAATAGTSGVIYGVSDQLTFDPQSRINTFAHVNHTKNQKRLGVLLCINGTGILNRWMKNATGNPTYQQMNDAAQKIAVGSNGLFILPFGNGAERMLENKIAGAHVNNLDLNIHTNAHLYRASQEGIALAFRYGLDIMKENKMNPSIIRAGRANMFLSDVFTNSFVNTLNIPVDLYNCDGSVGAAIGAGIGAKVYATAKEAFVHTKPLATIEPGTSAKQYDELYEQWKVLLEKSLS, encoded by the coding sequence ATGTTATTACTTGGAATTGATATTGGAACCTCATCTGTAAAAGTATCTGTTGTTGACGCACATTCTCAAAAGTGTATTGTATCCACGTCGTATCCTGAAACGGAATCAGAAATTATTTCAAAGCAGGCTGGATGGGCCGAGCAGTCGCCATCGATGTGGTGGGAGCATACACAGCAGGCTATTCTGAAAGCAAACGCAACAAAGAAATATCATTCAGCAGAAATTGAAGCTATCGGTATTTCTTACCAGATGCATGGATTGGTAACGGTTGATAAAAAAGGAAATATTTTAAGAGACAGTATCATCTGGTGCGATAGCCGTGCTGTTGAAATCGGTAATAAAGCATTTGATGAAATCGGCCCATCAACCTGTTTGCAGCATTTATTAAACTCTCCCGGAAATTTTACAGCCAGTAAACTGGCTTGGGTAAAAGAAAACGAACCGGAGTTGTATGAGAAGATTGACAAGATAATGTTGCCCGGGGATTATATCGCATTGCAGTTTACAGGTACGTTAACAACAAGTATATCTTCTTTATCTGAAGGCGTATTCTGGGATTTTGTAAAAAACGAATTATCGCAGGATGTGTTTGATTATTTCGGGTTCAGCAAATCCATTATCCCTGAAATCAAAGATGTTTTTTCAGAGCATGGAAAACTCAGTGCGTCCATTGCATCAACTTTATCATTAACAGCAGGCATTCCTGTAACCTACAAGGCAGGTGATCAGCCCAACAATGCATTATCTCTGAATGTGCTTGAAGCGGGTGAAGTAGCCGCAACAGCAGGAACAAGTGGTGTAATTTATGGTGTAAGTGATCAGTTGACATTTGACCCGCAATCAAGGATCAATACATTTGCACATGTTAATCATACAAAAAATCAAAAGAGGCTGGGTGTACTGTTATGCATTAATGGAACTGGTATCCTCAACCGCTGGATGAAAAATGCAACAGGTAATCCAACCTATCAGCAAATGAATGATGCAGCGCAGAAAATTGCAGTGGGCAGTAATGGATTATTTATTCTTCCTTTCGGAAATGGTGCAGAAAGAATGCTGGAAAATAAAATCGCAGGGGCACATGTAAATAATCTTGATCTCAATATTCATACAAACGCACATTTGTACAGGGCATCACAGGAAGGAATTGCCTTAGCGTTCCGTTATGGGCTGGATATCATGAAAGAAAACAAAATGAATCCTTCCATCATCCGTGCAGGAAGGGCCAATATGTTTTTAAGCGATGTATTTACAAACAGTTTTGTAAATACCTTAAATATTCCTGTTGATCTGTATAACTGTGATGGAAGTGTAGGTGCCGCTATTGGTGCAGGAATTGGTGCAAAGGTTTATGCAACGGCCAAAGAAGCATTTGTGCATACAAAACCATTGGCAACTATTGAACCGGGCACATCAGCAAAACAGTATGATGAATTATATGAGCAATGGAAAGTATTGCTTGAAAAAAGTTTGAGTTAA
- a CDS encoding DUF5597 domain-containing protein → MNRKERFLFFLLLIGSSVAFSQTDVSGVQLKKVRDFSQLIINGKPFIVLGGELGNSIASNMEYLKPFFPKIKSMNLNTVLAPVYWEFLEPEENKFDFSLVDGMITEARKNDMKLVLLWFGSWKNSMSCYAPSWMKTNSKRFPRTVDSNGRSHEIFSVFGKETLEADKKAFAALMKHIRETDVQQKTVIMVQVENEIGMLTTAREISKTANSYFNENVPPELMTYLQKNKDMLLPELKQKWQQYGSKQNGTWATVFGEGDGADEIFQAWYYAKYANEVAAAGKKEYNLPMFVNAALPRPGKRPGEYPSAGPLPHIMDIWQAAATSLDMLSPDFYNPDTKYWCDLYTTNGNPLFVPEMKLDESCAAKAFFIIGHYKALGFSPFSIENADGKVKEALGKSYDIINQVSEILFNRKWLSYDGLLVDKKDGAQQLQMGNYMLKVSHEYTMGWSAGAKDSVWPSSGVMIIQLTEKEFIVAGTGVVITFENKDQNKVTNLLAVDEIEIKAGKENFLLRLNGDEDHQGRHVRIATGNWQIQKVRLYDSPAKVDQ, encoded by the coding sequence ATGAACAGGAAAGAGAGGTTTTTATTCTTTTTGTTGCTGATTGGTTCTTCAGTTGCATTTTCACAAACTGATGTTTCAGGAGTGCAATTGAAAAAAGTCCGTGATTTTTCTCAGTTAATTATAAACGGGAAACCATTTATCGTATTAGGAGGGGAGTTGGGAAATTCCATCGCCTCAAACATGGAGTATCTGAAACCATTTTTTCCTAAGATAAAATCAATGAATCTCAATACGGTACTTGCTCCTGTTTACTGGGAGTTCCTGGAGCCGGAAGAAAATAAATTTGATTTTTCATTGGTTGATGGAATGATAACCGAAGCAAGAAAAAATGACATGAAGCTTGTGCTTCTCTGGTTCGGTTCATGGAAAAACAGTATGAGTTGTTACGCCCCTTCGTGGATGAAAACAAATTCAAAACGATTTCCAAGAACCGTTGATAGCAATGGAAGGAGTCATGAAATATTTTCTGTTTTTGGAAAGGAAACACTTGAAGCCGATAAGAAAGCATTTGCTGCTTTAATGAAACACATCAGGGAAACAGATGTTCAGCAAAAAACGGTTATCATGGTTCAGGTGGAAAATGAAATTGGGATGCTTACAACTGCAAGAGAAATTTCCAAAACAGCAAACAGTTATTTTAATGAAAACGTTCCGCCGGAGCTCATGACTTATCTGCAGAAAAACAAAGACATGTTATTGCCGGAACTGAAACAAAAATGGCAGCAGTATGGATCAAAACAAAATGGTACATGGGCAACTGTTTTTGGCGAAGGTGATGGAGCAGATGAAATTTTCCAGGCATGGTATTATGCAAAATATGCAAATGAAGTTGCAGCCGCAGGGAAAAAGGAATATAATCTTCCCATGTTTGTGAATGCAGCTTTACCAAGACCGGGAAAGCGTCCCGGTGAATATCCAAGTGCCGGACCTTTGCCTCATATCATGGATATATGGCAGGCAGCAGCAACATCGTTAGATATGTTGTCACCAGATTTTTATAACCCCGATACAAAATACTGGTGCGATTTGTATACAACAAATGGCAATCCACTCTTTGTTCCGGAAATGAAGCTTGATGAATCCTGTGCTGCAAAAGCATTTTTTATTATTGGTCACTATAAGGCGTTGGGCTTTTCTCCCTTTTCAATTGAAAATGCCGATGGTAAAGTAAAGGAAGCATTAGGTAAAAGTTATGATATCATTAATCAGGTTTCAGAAATTCTATTCAATAGGAAATGGCTCAGCTATGATGGCTTGCTGGTAGATAAAAAAGATGGCGCCCAGCAATTGCAAATGGGAAATTATATGCTTAAGGTTAGTCATGAATACACCATGGGATGGAGTGCAGGTGCAAAGGATTCAGTCTGGCCATCTTCCGGTGTTATGATCATTCAGCTTACTGAAAAGGAATTCATTGTTGCAGGTACAGGTGTTGTGATAACATTTGAAAATAAGGATCAAAACAAAGTCACCAACCTTTTAGCTGTCGATGAAATTGAAATAAAAGCTGGGAAAGAGAATTTTTTGCTCAGGTTGAATGGAGATGAGGATCATCAGGGCCGACATGTGAGAATTGCAACCGGCAATTGGCAGATACAGAAGGTAAGGTTGTATGATTCTCCTGCAAAGGTTGATCAGTAA
- a CDS encoding glucuronoxylanase XynC, producing the protein MKIKNILLHSILVLLLLSCKKDKNKNTGGGNTTTTVDAAVTILGNDSKQVIQGFGCATVFTPPNTSALTSEEFDKLFGSGSGQVGLNILRIRIASDDAWRATELSYAKAAIQRGAKVFACPWSPPARMKTNNSIIGTGGKLIADSAAAYAKYLNDFALYMAANGASLEAVSVQNEPDWEPSYEGCAWTATEMRDFLKNHGSAVTATRLMAPELVNNNQTHLNTILNDAGAVANLDIIGTHLYGGGIVENATAKTLGKEVWMTEHLDTLTNYTANMNTAIEIHDCFTKANFNAYIWWYGKRFYGLIGQDGAVTQRGYIMSHFARFIKPGAVRLGTGTNSRTDVLISAYKNGTKKVLVLINRGDYNVKQTITFQDASAATVIPYVTTSSKNVEQGSAVTVTGNSFAYTLPAKSVVTFVEQ; encoded by the coding sequence ATGAAGATTAAAAATATTTTACTGCATTCAATTTTAGTATTGCTATTGCTTTCCTGTAAGAAAGACAAGAATAAAAATACAGGAGGTGGTAATACAACCACTACGGTAGATGCAGCAGTTACCATTTTAGGAAACGACAGCAAACAGGTAATTCAGGGTTTTGGATGTGCCACCGTTTTTACTCCGCCAAATACAAGTGCATTAACTTCTGAAGAATTTGACAAGCTTTTTGGTTCCGGTAGCGGGCAGGTAGGGTTGAATATATTGCGAATCAGAATTGCTTCGGATGATGCGTGGCGTGCAACAGAACTGAGTTATGCCAAGGCAGCTATACAGCGTGGGGCAAAAGTATTTGCATGCCCCTGGAGCCCGCCGGCAAGAATGAAAACAAATAACAGTATTATTGGCACTGGCGGAAAATTGATTGCAGACAGTGCTGCAGCCTACGCAAAATATTTAAATGATTTTGCCTTATATATGGCGGCCAATGGTGCTTCACTTGAAGCTGTTTCAGTACAGAACGAACCTGATTGGGAACCAAGCTATGAAGGCTGTGCATGGACTGCAACTGAAATGAGAGACTTTTTAAAAAATCATGGGAGTGCAGTTACTGCCACCCGTTTAATGGCTCCTGAACTGGTGAATAATAATCAAACACATCTGAATACCATTTTAAATGATGCAGGTGCTGTTGCAAACCTGGATATTATAGGTACACATTTGTATGGTGGTGGAATTGTTGAAAATGCAACCGCCAAAACTTTGGGTAAAGAAGTTTGGATGACGGAGCATTTAGATACGCTGACTAACTACACAGCTAATATGAATACAGCAATTGAAATACACGATTGTTTTACAAAAGCAAATTTCAATGCTTATATCTGGTGGTATGGCAAGCGGTTTTATGGCCTCATAGGACAGGATGGAGCTGTTACTCAAAGAGGCTATATTATGTCGCATTTTGCAAGATTTATAAAACCGGGTGCAGTGCGATTGGGTACAGGTACAAACAGCAGAACAGATGTATTAATATCAGCTTATAAAAACGGCACTAAAAAAGTTTTGGTACTTATCAACCGGGGCGATTATAATGTAAAGCAAACGATTACTTTTCAGGATGCCTCAGCTGCAACAGTTATTCCTTATGTAACCACCTCTTCAAAAAATGTGGAACAGGGTTCAGCAGTAACAGTTACCGGCAACAGTTTTGCATATACGCTGCCGGCTAAAAGTGTAGTTACTTTTGTGGAGCAGTAA
- a CDS encoding endo-1,4-beta-xylanase — MKYNCLIFFAVLISAISCKKSRSTNPTPPTPPPADTATIKGTASFTTGIAINYSLMKNNSTYASLVKNQFDRVTFEYQMKHGANVQNNGTYNFTNTDDLVNIAQAAGLEIYGHTLVWHQNNNGNYLRSLTAASGPNLSANPDFENDFTNWSAQVSSTAPTSGNISIISSGAQNGTKAARVLVNTPGPDPWSIQLYSDNINVTGNAAYTLKFWAKAASASQSFRVVVQGSSFYAQQNQTLTTSWTEYSFPFTPTENAVSIKFHFPTAGDFYIDNLSVMQAGSVLNPTLVKNAMQDWITTLVTRYKGKVKAWDVVNEVIDEAGNYRTGTSANDIFYWYAVLGSSYIADAFNYAHAADPDAVLFINDYNLESSPSKLSGMITLVNQLKAASVPVHGIATQMHISINTPNASIDNMFAQLAATGLKVHVSELDIRINPGNATPFTATPALLDQQAQKYKYVAQSYKNNVPAAQRYGITVWNVTDADSWIVTSMGQLDFPCLFDAGYNKKPAYTQFRDGLK, encoded by the coding sequence ATGAAATATAACTGTTTAATCTTTTTTGCAGTACTGATAAGTGCCATATCCTGTAAAAAAAGCCGTTCAACGAATCCAACACCTCCGACCCCGCCACCTGCTGATACTGCTACTATAAAAGGAACTGCATCTTTTACAACGGGCATAGCCATCAACTACAGCCTGATGAAAAATAATTCTACCTATGCATCATTGGTAAAAAATCAATTTGACCGTGTTACGTTTGAATACCAGATGAAGCACGGAGCTAATGTGCAGAATAATGGAACTTATAATTTTACCAATACGGATGATTTGGTAAATATCGCCCAGGCCGCAGGTCTTGAAATATACGGGCATACATTGGTTTGGCATCAGAACAATAATGGAAACTATTTACGATCATTAACTGCTGCAAGCGGTCCTAATCTTTCAGCTAACCCGGATTTTGAGAATGATTTCACTAACTGGTCCGCACAGGTATCATCCACAGCACCTACTTCGGGAAATATTTCAATTATCAGCAGTGGTGCCCAAAATGGAACAAAAGCTGCAAGAGTTTTAGTAAACACGCCCGGCCCGGATCCCTGGAGCATTCAGTTATATTCAGACAATATAAATGTTACAGGTAATGCTGCCTACACATTAAAATTTTGGGCAAAAGCGGCATCTGCAAGCCAGTCGTTTCGGGTAGTGGTGCAGGGCTCATCTTTTTATGCCCAGCAAAATCAAACATTAACGACAAGCTGGACTGAGTATTCTTTTCCATTTACGCCAACTGAAAATGCTGTGTCAATAAAATTTCATTTTCCCACTGCAGGCGATTTTTATATAGATAATTTATCTGTAATGCAGGCTGGTAGTGTACTCAATCCTACGCTGGTAAAAAATGCTATGCAGGACTGGATTACCACACTTGTTACACGATATAAAGGAAAAGTAAAGGCATGGGATGTGGTGAACGAAGTTATTGACGAGGCTGGTAATTACCGTACAGGAACCAGTGCTAACGATATTTTCTATTGGTATGCGGTTCTGGGCTCATCATATATTGCAGATGCATTTAATTATGCTCATGCGGCAGATCCCGATGCTGTATTATTTATCAATGACTATAATCTTGAATCAAGTCCGTCAAAATTGAGTGGTATGATAACGCTGGTGAACCAGCTGAAGGCTGCTTCTGTGCCTGTGCACGGTATTGCTACGCAAATGCATATCAGCATAAATACACCGAATGCAAGTATTGACAATATGTTTGCTCAACTGGCTGCCACAGGATTAAAAGTGCATGTATCGGAACTGGATATCAGAATTAATCCCGGTAATGCCACTCCTTTTACGGCCACTCCGGCATTACTTGATCAGCAGGCACAGAAATATAAATACGTAGCTCAATCCTATAAGAATAATGTGCCAGCCGCTCAACGCTATGGTATTACTGTATGGAATGTTACAGATGCAGACAGTTGGATAGTTACCAGCATGGGACAGCTTGATTTTCCCTGTTTGTTTGATGCAGGCTATAATAAAAAGCCGGCTTATACTCAATTCAGGGATGGATTAAAGTAA